One Paracoccaceae bacterium genomic region harbors:
- the nirB gene encoding nitrite reductase large subunit NirB: MKQRLVVVGAGMASGRLLEHIFDAGGDFDVTLFNAEPRGNYNRLMLSPVLSGEKTYDQIVTHDDGWYAAHGVDCRFGEAVVRIDRANRVVCSGAGGVPYDALVIATGSAPFIIPVPGRDLPGVVTYRDLDDTNAMIAASTPGARAVVIGGGLLGLEAAAGMAARGAEVTVIHLMGHLMERQLDPAAGYLLQKDLERRGIRVHCKGATKAILGKDRVEAVLLEDGTVIAADLVCMAVGIRPEVRLATDARLEVGRGITVDDRLRTSDPAIFALGECVEHDGQLFGLVAPLYDQARVLAATLMGQDAAFTPAQTATRLKVTGVDLFSAGDFADAPGREDIVFRDPGRGIYKRLVLDGDRLTGAVMYGDTADGAWFFGLMKDGTDIGPMRDTLIFGPAYQGGARPDPLAAVAALPPEAEICGCNGVCKGRIVQAVDGGARTLDAVRATTKASASCGSCTGLVEQVMALTLGDGFSANANPPMCRCTDHTHDDVRRLIKSMGLKSIPAVMQELGWKTSGGCASCRPALNYYLIADWPTEYRDDRQSRFVNERNHANIQKDGTYSVVPRMWGGVTTPAELRAIADAADRYAVPMVKVTGGQRIDLLGVRKEDLPAIWSDLNAAGMVSGHAYAKGLRTVKTCVGSEFCRFGTQDSTGLGIRLEKLLWGSWTPAKVKLGVSGCPRNCAEATCKDVGVVCVDSGYQISVAGAAGMDVKETEPLIAVATEAEAVEAIAAFIQLYRENARYLHRIYKWVAKVGIDWCRAQIADPANRRALCDRFAVSQSVYQVDPWAEHARVPAAWAPLADLTPRAAE, translated from the coding sequence ATGAAACAACGGCTTGTCGTGGTCGGGGCTGGCATGGCCTCGGGCCGCCTCCTGGAACACATCTTCGACGCGGGGGGCGATTTCGATGTCACCCTGTTCAACGCGGAACCGCGCGGCAACTACAACCGGCTGATGCTGTCACCGGTCCTGTCGGGCGAAAAGACCTATGACCAGATCGTCACCCATGATGACGGCTGGTATGCGGCGCATGGCGTCGACTGCCGCTTCGGCGAGGCGGTCGTGCGGATCGACCGCGCCAATCGGGTGGTCTGTTCCGGCGCCGGGGGCGTGCCCTATGACGCACTTGTCATCGCCACCGGTTCCGCCCCCTTCATCATCCCGGTCCCGGGCCGCGACCTGCCCGGCGTCGTGACCTACCGCGACCTTGACGACACCAACGCGATGATCGCCGCCAGCACGCCCGGCGCCCGGGCCGTGGTGATCGGCGGCGGCCTCCTGGGGCTCGAGGCCGCCGCAGGCATGGCCGCGCGCGGGGCCGAGGTGACGGTGATCCACCTGATGGGTCACCTGATGGAACGGCAGCTGGACCCCGCCGCCGGATACCTGCTGCAGAAGGATCTGGAACGCCGGGGCATCCGGGTGCATTGCAAGGGCGCGACCAAGGCCATTCTGGGCAAGGACCGCGTCGAGGCGGTGCTGCTGGAGGATGGCACGGTCATTGCCGCCGATCTGGTCTGCATGGCCGTGGGCATCCGTCCCGAGGTGCGGCTGGCCACCGACGCGCGTCTGGAGGTCGGTCGCGGCATCACCGTCGACGACAGGCTGCGCACGTCGGACCCGGCGATCTTCGCCCTTGGCGAATGCGTGGAACATGACGGCCAGCTGTTCGGCCTGGTCGCCCCGCTTTACGATCAGGCCCGGGTTCTGGCCGCGACGCTGATGGGGCAGGACGCGGCCTTCACGCCCGCGCAGACCGCGACAAGGCTCAAGGTCACCGGAGTCGACCTGTTCAGCGCGGGCGATTTCGCCGATGCGCCGGGGCGCGAGGACATCGTGTTCCGCGACCCCGGGCGCGGCATCTACAAGCGGCTGGTGCTTGACGGTGACCGCCTGACCGGCGCGGTGATGTATGGCGACACGGCCGATGGCGCCTGGTTCTTCGGCCTGATGAAGGACGGCACCGACATCGGCCCGATGCGCGACACGCTGATCTTCGGCCCGGCCTATCAGGGAGGTGCCCGGCCGGACCCTCTGGCAGCCGTTGCAGCCTTGCCGCCTGAGGCGGAGATCTGTGGCTGCAACGGCGTCTGCAAGGGCCGCATCGTGCAGGCCGTCGACGGCGGTGCCAGGACGCTGGATGCGGTGCGCGCCACGACCAAGGCCAGCGCCAGTTGCGGCAGCTGCACCGGGCTTGTCGAGCAGGTCATGGCGCTGACCCTTGGCGACGGCTTTTCCGCCAACGCCAATCCGCCCATGTGCAGATGCACCGACCACACGCATGACGACGTTCGCCGGCTGATCAAGTCGATGGGCCTGAAATCCATCCCCGCGGTGATGCAGGAACTGGGCTGGAAGACCTCCGGCGGCTGCGCATCCTGCCGCCCCGCGCTGAACTACTACCTGATCGCGGACTGGCCGACCGAATACCGCGACGACCGGCAAAGCCGCTTCGTGAACGAGCGCAACCACGCCAACATCCAGAAGGACGGCACCTATTCCGTGGTGCCCCGGATGTGGGGGGGCGTCACCACGCCCGCCGAACTGCGCGCCATCGCCGACGCGGCCGACAGGTATGCCGTGCCGATGGTCAAGGTCACCGGTGGCCAGCGCATCGACCTGCTGGGTGTCCGGAAAGAGGACCTGCCCGCCATCTGGTCCGATCTCAACGCCGCCGGCATGGTCAGCGGCCACGCCTATGCCAAGGGCCTGCGCACGGTAAAGACCTGCGTGGGCAGCGAATTCTGCCGCTTCGGCACGCAGGATTCCACGGGCCTCGGCATCAGGCTCGAAAAACTGCTCTGGGGATCCTGGACCCCTGCAAAGGTCAAGCTCGGCGTCTCGGGCTGCCCCCGCAACTGCGCCGAGGCCACCTGCAAGGACGTGGGCGTGGTCTGCGTCGACAGCGGCTACCAGATCAGCGTGGCGGGTGCCGCGGGCATGGACGTGAAGGAGACCGAACCCCTGATCGCCGTCGCCACCGAGGCCGAGGCGGTCGAGGCCATCGCCGCCTTCATCCAGCTCTACCGCGAGAACGCGCGCTATCTGCACCGCATCTACAAATGGGTGGCGAAGGTGGGCATCGACTGGTGCCGCGCGCAGATCGCCGACCCGGCCAACCGCCGCGCGCTCTGCGATCGCTTCGCGGTCAGCCAGTCGGTCTATCAGGTGGACCCCTGGGCCGAACACGCCCGCGTGCCCGCCGCATGGGCGCCGCTGGCCGACCTGACGCCGAGGGCCGCCGAATGA
- the nirD gene encoding nitrite reductase small subunit NirD: protein MTGPVDIGALDDIPRQGARVVKTAFGCVAVFRTLDDRLFALDDRCPHRGGPLSEGIVHGEAVTCPLHGWVFDLNTGQAQGADSGSVATFAVRAEGGRILLDAGRLARQSAA from the coding sequence ATGACCGGCCCCGTCGATATCGGCGCGCTTGACGACATCCCGCGCCAGGGCGCCCGCGTCGTGAAGACCGCATTCGGCTGCGTCGCGGTGTTCCGCACCCTCGACGACCGCCTCTTCGCGCTTGACGACCGCTGCCCCCACCGGGGCGGGCCGCTGTCCGAAGGCATCGTCCATGGCGAGGCGGTCACCTGCCCGCTGCACGGCTGGGTGTTCGACCTGAACACCGGCCAGGCGCAGGGCGCCGACAGCGGGTCGGTCGCCACCTTCGCGGTGCGCGCCGAGGGCGGGCGCATCCTGCTCGACGCCGGGCGCCTTGCCCGGCAAAGCGCCGCATGA
- a CDS encoding molybdopterin-dependent oxidoreductase, with the protein MTAAPVRSTCPYCGVGCGVILTPTPSGVEVRGDPDHPANAGRLCVKGAALAETVGLAGRLDTPRIAGRPAGWDTALDLVARRFRDTIAEHGPGSVAFYVSGQLLTEDYYVANKLMKGFIGAANIDTNSRLCMASSVAGHRRAFGSDTVPGLFDDLELADLVVLVGSNLAWCHPVLHQRIAATCAARPGLRIVVVDPRRTATCEGADLHLRIAPGADAALFNTLLAHLHTTGRTDPAALARLDGWPGALSAARATDPALTGLAPADLARFLDLWAGTERVVTLWSQGINQSDSGTDKVNAILNCHLATGRIGRPGTGPFSVTGQPNAMGGREVGGLANTLACHLELEDPAHRAAVQGFWRSPAIADRPGLKAVDMFRAAAAGQIRALWILHTNPAVTMPDADAVSRAIAACPFTVVSDITAATDTARLADVLLPAAAWGEKDGTVTNSDRTVSRQRAFRAPPGQARPDWWALAQVARRMGFAGFGWSGPAAIFREHAALSGVAGTLGSDFDISARATLDDAGYAAMAPFRWPDSPARQGGRFFADGRFHTPDGRARMVAVIPRLPPAAPPDRPFRLNTGRIRDQWHTMTRSGLSPRLGRHLGEPFLEIHPADATRIGLSPATLARVTGEGGSAILRVLVSDRVAPGHPFAPMHWTAETAPTGRIDAVVPGLTDPVSGQPALKSAAVAIRPFAARWFGHAVARTPFRPDCAYWARAPLAAGMQAELAGDCDPPDWPAYARALFGLTGTPLSVSDPARGLHRLVFLDRGRLAAALFVARGPVALSRSHLAALLGSPADAAALAGRAPADVPDPGPQVCACFAVGAHDIARAVAGQGLRSVDAVGAALRAGTGCGSCRPEIAALIATHLPIAEAAE; encoded by the coding sequence ATGACCGCCGCGCCCGTCCGCTCCACCTGCCCCTACTGCGGGGTGGGGTGCGGCGTGATCCTCACGCCCACGCCATCGGGCGTGGAGGTGCGGGGCGATCCCGACCACCCCGCCAATGCCGGGCGGCTCTGCGTCAAGGGCGCCGCCCTGGCCGAGACGGTGGGCCTCGCCGGTCGGCTGGACACGCCCCGGATCGCCGGGCGTCCCGCCGGCTGGGACACGGCGCTCGACCTCGTCGCCCGGCGGTTCCGCGACACCATCGCCGAACACGGCCCCGGGTCCGTCGCCTTCTACGTGTCCGGGCAATTGCTGACCGAGGACTACTACGTCGCCAACAAGCTGATGAAGGGCTTCATCGGCGCCGCCAACATCGACACCAACTCGCGCCTCTGCATGGCGTCCAGCGTGGCGGGCCACCGGCGGGCGTTCGGGTCCGACACGGTGCCGGGCCTGTTCGACGATCTGGAACTGGCCGATCTCGTGGTGCTCGTGGGGTCGAACCTCGCCTGGTGCCACCCCGTGCTGCACCAGCGCATCGCCGCCACATGTGCCGCCCGGCCGGGGCTGCGCATCGTCGTGGTCGATCCGCGCCGCACCGCCACCTGCGAGGGTGCCGACCTGCACCTGCGCATCGCCCCCGGCGCGGACGCCGCGCTGTTCAACACGCTCCTCGCGCATCTTCACACGACCGGCCGCACCGATCCCGCCGCCCTGGCCCGTCTCGACGGCTGGCCCGGGGCCCTGTCGGCCGCCCGCGCCACCGATCCGGCGCTGACCGGGCTTGCCCCGGCCGACCTCGCCCGCTTCCTCGATCTCTGGGCGGGGACCGAACGGGTGGTCACGCTCTGGTCGCAGGGCATCAACCAGTCCGACAGCGGCACCGACAAGGTCAACGCGATCCTGAACTGCCATCTGGCGACCGGCCGCATCGGCAGGCCCGGCACCGGCCCGTTCAGCGTCACTGGCCAGCCCAACGCCATGGGCGGGCGCGAGGTCGGCGGGCTGGCCAACACGCTGGCATGCCATCTGGAGCTTGAAGACCCCGCCCATCGCGCCGCCGTGCAGGGCTTCTGGCGCAGCCCCGCCATCGCCGACAGGCCCGGGCTCAAGGCGGTCGACATGTTTCGCGCCGCCGCCGCCGGGCAGATCAGGGCGCTGTGGATTCTCCACACCAATCCCGCCGTCACCATGCCCGACGCCGATGCCGTATCCCGTGCCATCGCCGCATGCCCGTTCACCGTGGTCAGCGACATCACCGCCGCGACCGATACCGCGCGGCTGGCCGATGTGCTGCTGCCCGCCGCCGCCTGGGGCGAAAAGGACGGCACCGTCACCAATTCCGACCGCACCGTCAGCCGACAGCGCGCCTTCCGCGCCCCGCCGGGCCAGGCGCGCCCCGACTGGTGGGCGCTGGCGCAGGTGGCCCGCCGCATGGGCTTTGCCGGGTTCGGCTGGTCCGGCCCGGCCGCGATCTTCCGCGAACATGCGGCACTGTCCGGGGTCGCCGGGACGCTCGGGTCCGATTTCGATATCTCGGCCCGCGCCACGCTCGACGATGCGGGATACGCCGCCATGGCACCCTTCCGCTGGCCCGACAGCCCGGCGCGCCAGGGCGGCCGGTTCTTTGCCGATGGCCGGTTCCACACGCCCGACGGCCGCGCCCGCATGGTGGCCGTCATCCCGCGCCTGCCGCCTGCCGCGCCGCCGGACCGTCCGTTCCGCCTCAACACCGGACGCATCCGCGACCAATGGCACACGATGACGCGCAGCGGCCTGTCGCCGCGCCTCGGCCGGCATCTGGGCGAGCCGTTCCTGGAGATTCACCCCGCCGACGCCACCCGCATCGGCCTGTCCCCCGCCACGCTGGCCCGGGTGACGGGCGAAGGCGGCAGCGCCATCCTGCGCGTGCTGGTCTCGGACCGCGTGGCCCCCGGCCATCCCTTCGCCCCGATGCACTGGACGGCCGAAACCGCGCCCACCGGCCGCATCGACGCGGTGGTGCCCGGCCTTACCGATCCGGTCTCGGGCCAGCCCGCGCTGAAATCCGCCGCCGTGGCGATCCGGCCCTTTGCCGCCCGCTGGTTCGGCCACGCCGTCGCCCGCACCCCCTTCCGCCCCGATTGCGCCTACTGGGCGCGGGCGCCGCTGGCGGCGGGGATGCAGGCCGAACTCGCGGGCGACTGCGATCCGCCCGACTGGCCGGCCTATGCCCGCGCGCTGTTCGGCCTGACCGGCACGCCGCTGTCCGTCAGCGACCCGGCGCGCGGCCTGCACCGGCTGGTCTTTCTGGACCGTGGCCGCCTTGCCGCCGCGCTGTTCGTGGCGCGCGGCCCGGTGGCGCTGTCGCGCAGCCATCTCGCGGCGCTTCTCGGCAGCCCGGCGGATGCCGCCGCCCTTGCCGGACGCGCCCCCGCCGATGTCCCCGACCCCGGCCCGCAGGTCTGCGCCTGCTTTGCCGTCGGCGCGCATGACATTGCCCGTGCGGTCGCGGGGCAGGGCCTGCGCAGCGTCGATGCGGTCGGCGCCGCCCTGCGCGCGGGCACCGGCTGCGGCTCCTGCCGCCCCGAGATCGCCGCCCTGATCGCCACCCACCTGCCGATTGCCGAGGCCGCAGAATGA
- the cobA gene encoding uroporphyrinogen-III C-methyltransferase, with product MLAPAASATGRITLVGAGPGSADLLTFRAADRLRHADAVYYDRLVDPAVLALANPRATCIFAGKEVGAHAWPQERINRAICADALAGLHVVRLKSGDPGIFGRAAEEIAAARACGIPVEVVPGITAASAAAASLCAPLTERGRTERLTLATATCRPGETWGGLAGVLVPGTTMALYMAMHRLPQVQADLRALGLPEDHPVLIAAHAETPRACHLATTLGGLVADAARARIGNPAVIFIRHPHGAPAAHPAPSAACVPA from the coding sequence ATGCTGGCCCCCGCGGCCTCCGCGACCGGCCGCATCACCCTTGTCGGCGCCGGCCCCGGGTCGGCCGACCTGCTGACCTTCCGTGCCGCCGACCGGCTGCGCCATGCCGACGCGGTGTATTATGACCGTCTCGTGGACCCTGCCGTGCTGGCGCTCGCCAATCCCCGCGCCACCTGCATCTTCGCGGGAAAAGAGGTCGGCGCCCATGCCTGGCCGCAGGAACGCATCAACCGCGCGATCTGCGCCGACGCCCTCGCGGGGCTGCATGTGGTGCGGCTGAAATCGGGCGACCCCGGCATCTTCGGGCGCGCTGCCGAGGAAATCGCCGCCGCCCGCGCCTGCGGCATCCCGGTCGAGGTGGTGCCCGGCATCACCGCCGCCAGTGCGGCGGCGGCGAGCCTCTGCGCCCCGCTCACCGAGCGCGGCCGGACCGAACGCCTGACGCTGGCCACCGCCACCTGCCGCCCGGGCGAAACCTGGGGCGGGCTGGCCGGGGTGCTGGTGCCGGGCACCACCATGGCGCTCTACATGGCGATGCACCGCCTGCCGCAGGTCCAGGCCGACCTGCGCGCGCTTGGCCTGCCCGAGGATCATCCCGTCCTGATCGCGGCCCATGCCGAAACACCGCGCGCCTGCCATCTTGCCACCACGCTGGGCGGCCTTGTCGCGGACGCCGCGCGGGCGCGCATCGGCAACCCCGCGGTGATCTTCATCCGCCACCCCCACGGCGCGCCGGCCGCCCACCCGGCGCCGTCCGCAGCCTGCGTTCCGGCCTGA
- a CDS encoding inositol monophosphatase codes for MSQPDPVAARHALACTLARAAGALALGFFADRAALVVESKDNPQDVVSRADREVEAMIRARLAEAFPDDAILGEEGGGNPGTTGFVWVIDPIDGTMPFLSGLPHWCVAIAVADAQGCVAAATFAPVPGDLYDARAGHGARLNGAPLAIDPALTLTGRMTAIGASHRTPAEHVGQVILALMEAGGIFYRNGSGALMLASVAAGRLAGYYEPHMNAWDCLGGFLIVVEAGGRVLPVPLAEMLARGGPALAAAPAAYADLARIAGH; via the coding sequence ATGTCCCAGCCCGATCCCGTCGCCGCGCGCCACGCCCTGGCCTGCACCCTGGCCCGCGCGGCGGGCGCCCTGGCGCTGGGCTTCTTCGCCGACCGCGCGGCCCTGGTGGTCGAATCCAAGGACAACCCGCAGGATGTGGTCAGCCGCGCCGACCGCGAGGTCGAGGCGATGATCCGCGCGCGCCTGGCCGAAGCCTTCCCCGACGACGCGATCCTGGGCGAGGAGGGCGGCGGAAACCCCGGCACCACCGGCTTTGTCTGGGTGATCGACCCGATCGACGGCACCATGCCCTTCCTGTCGGGCCTGCCGCACTGGTGCGTGGCCATCGCCGTGGCGGATGCGCAGGGCTGCGTGGCGGCCGCCACCTTCGCCCCGGTCCCCGGCGATCTCTATGACGCCCGCGCGGGCCATGGCGCCCGGCTGAACGGCGCCCCCCTGGCGATCGACCCCGCGCTGACGCTGACCGGCCGGATGACCGCCATCGGCGCCAGCCACCGCACACCCGCCGAACATGTCGGACAGGTGATCCTGGCCCTGATGGAGGCTGGCGGCATCTTCTACCGCAACGGGTCCGGCGCGCTGATGCTGGCGTCGGTCGCCGCCGGTCGCCTCGCGGGCTATTACGAGCCGCACATGAACGCCTGGGACTGCCTCGGCGGGTTCCTGATCGTGGTCGAGGCCGGGGGCCGCGTGCTGCCCGTGCCGCTGGCCGAGATGCTGGCCCGGGGTGGCCCCGCGCTGGCCGCCGCCCCTGCCGCCTATGCCGATCTCGCCCGGATCGCCGGTCACTAG
- a CDS encoding rhomboid family intramembrane serine protease, producing MRGIGVVIGLGLVLLAVHAGLALLIGAEPRELRHLGYRLSIGMRFSEEVFRGGDGVYSGQRWGMLLTHGFRHVSWLHLAVNLGTLALFGPFLVRRTGARRFLWVWFGTMAVAAVGYGLAAAPGATMVGASGATHGVAGALAVLLWRDGARGRAAAVLATVLAMNAAFWWGTAGRFAWELHVAGWLAGMGAGLMLRRR from the coding sequence ATGCGGGGCATCGGGGTGGTGATCGGGCTGGGGCTGGTGCTGCTGGCCGTGCATGCGGGGCTTGCGCTGCTGATCGGGGCAGAGCCGCGCGAGCTGCGGCATCTGGGCTATCGGCTGTCGATCGGGATGCGGTTTTCCGAGGAGGTGTTCCGCGGCGGCGACGGGGTCTATTCCGGCCAGCGGTGGGGCATGCTGCTGACGCACGGGTTTCGCCATGTGTCCTGGCTGCATCTTGCGGTGAACCTGGGCACGCTTGCGCTGTTCGGCCCGTTCCTGGTGCGGCGGACCGGGGCGCGGCGGTTCCTGTGGGTCTGGTTCGGCACGATGGCGGTGGCGGCGGTGGGCTATGGGCTGGCCGCCGCCCCGGGGGCCACCATGGTGGGCGCGTCGGGCGCCACGCATGGCGTGGCCGGGGCGCTGGCCGTCCTGCTGTGGCGCGACGGCGCGCGGGGGAGGGCGGCGGCGGTGCTGGCCACCGTTCTGGCGATGAATGCCGCGTTCTGGTGGGGAACCGCCGGTCGGTTCGCCTGGGAACTGCATGTCGCCGGGTGGCTGGCGGGGATGGGTGCGGGCCTCATGCTGCGGCGGCGCTGA
- a CDS encoding division plane positioning ATPase MipZ, with translation MAHIIVVGNEKGGSGKSTTCMHLATALARMGHRTGALDLDLRQQTFARYIENRLSHAARAGLSLASPNVAPLPEIDPASLPEGENIFDARLASAIATLDPVSDFIVIDCPGSHTRLSQVAHSLADTLVTPMNDSFVDFDLLARLDPETGKVRGPSIYAEMVWQARQLRAAAGLKPIDWVVVRNRLGVQAMHNKRKVGTALDDLARRIGFRVAPGLSERVIYRELFPRGLTLLDLKDTGVESLSLSNIAARQELRDLLAELRLPGVSVAF, from the coding sequence ATGGCGCACATCATCGTCGTGGGGAACGAGAAGGGCGGTTCGGGCAAGTCAACCACCTGCATGCATCTGGCCACCGCGCTCGCGCGGATGGGCCATCGCACCGGCGCGCTCGATCTCGACCTGCGCCAGCAGACCTTCGCCCGCTACATCGAGAACCGGCTGTCGCACGCCGCCCGTGCGGGCCTGTCGCTGGCCTCGCCCAACGTCGCGCCGCTGCCCGAGATCGACCCGGCCAGCCTGCCGGAAGGCGAGAACATCTTTGACGCCCGCCTTGCCTCGGCCATCGCGACGCTCGACCCGGTGTCGGACTTCATCGTCATCGACTGCCCGGGGTCGCATACCCGGCTCAGCCAGGTGGCGCATTCGCTGGCCGACACGCTGGTCACGCCGATGAACGACAGCTTCGTCGATTTCGACCTTCTGGCGCGGCTCGACCCGGAAACCGGCAAGGTGCGCGGCCCCTCGATCTATGCCGAGATGGTCTGGCAGGCGCGGCAACTGCGCGCCGCCGCCGGGCTGAAGCCTATCGACTGGGTGGTGGTGCGCAACCGTCTCGGCGTCCAGGCCATGCACAACAAGCGCAAGGTTGGCACCGCGCTTGACGATCTGGCGCGCCGCATCGGGTTTCGCGTCGCGCCGGGCCTTTCCGAACGGGTGATCTACCGCGAGCTCTTTCCGCGCGGCCTGACGCTGCTCGACCTCAAGGACACCGGCGTCGAATCGCTCAGCCTGTCGAACATCGCGGCCCGGCAGGAACTGCGCGACCTCCTGGCCGAACTGCGCCTGCCCGGCGTTTCGGTCGCGTTCTGA
- a CDS encoding RNA polymerase sigma factor codes for MDTADETLAEAAAAGDRAAFATLVSRHYDRIFGLAWRLTGARDQAQDLAQDICAALPAKLASFRGQARFTTWLYRVVMNAAHDARRRAATRARAATGWGDWEISRQDEMAEDRAAQEWLAAAMRALPPDLRDTVALVLGEDLSQAEAARVLGIAEGTVAWRMSEVKRRLRAMAAEETRQ; via the coding sequence ATGGACACCGCCGATGAAACCCTGGCCGAAGCTGCCGCCGCGGGCGACCGCGCGGCCTTTGCGACGCTCGTTTCGCGGCATTACGACCGCATCTTCGGGCTGGCCTGGCGCCTGACCGGCGCCCGTGACCAGGCGCAGGACCTCGCACAGGACATCTGCGCCGCGCTGCCCGCCAAGCTTGCCTCGTTCCGCGGCCAGGCGCGGTTCACCACCTGGCTCTACCGTGTGGTGATGAACGCCGCACATGACGCAAGGCGCCGCGCCGCCACCCGGGCACGCGCTGCAACAGGTTGGGGAGATTGGGAAATTTCTCGCCAGGACGAAATGGCCGAGGATCGCGCGGCGCAGGAATGGCTGGCGGCGGCGATGCGCGCCCTGCCGCCCGACCTGCGCGATACGGTCGCGCTCGTCCTGGGCGAGGATCTCAGCCAGGCCGAGGCCGCGCGGGTTCTGGGCATCGCCGAGGGCACCGTTGCCTGGCGCATGTCCGAGGTCAAGCGCCGCCTGCGGGCCATGGCGGCAGAGGAGACGCGGCAATGA